attatacatagttattgtctgttttttcacctgcattattatcattctttaatttaatattatttattgtatcagtatgctgctgctgaagaatgtgaatttcccattgggattaataaagtatctatctatctatctatctatctatctatctatctatctatctatctatctatctatctatctatctatctatctatctatatatatatatatatatatatatatatatacatacatattcacggcattcgtagtctgtgtcacaatctgattgtatgggttgttacctaccaggtaacgcttgtggttggccagcaatctgctaacagctgccacggtgccctcagtgtggcgcaacgttaggggcattgcctctgacgtccgaggttcgattcccgagagggagtgcagtggagtgtgtacacctgatgagcccagaatgagggcaaaacacgtgtcgtgtactctttgcatttatttgacagtaaactgtttcaaccatatatatataaattaagtaaaacgattttatctactttagttataaatgcactacaaagcaaaaaatacatttttctttaaccacatttttcgtggttatatgtgactaaataaaatcgtggaGCGCACATAAATAAGTTCATTCAatcatttgattttcatttatatagcgcttttctcactactcaaaccactcagtaattgcaggttaagggctttgctcaagggcccaacagagcagagtccctattggcatttacgggattcgaaccaacaaccatcagctactttcatcataaaatacattaaaaaacaacaacattgtaattccccaccatgctaaacaagtttcaaaaattgtttgaatcaattataatatataatatacaaaatatattttattttccccTTGAACTTTGTGCATTTTTGCACTAAATCGTCGGacgcacataaattaattcattcaatcaattaatagaatagctactttcatcattaaatatattaaacagcattgtaattccccaccatgataaacaagtttcaaaaattgtttgaatcaattataatatctaaaatatataataatatatatataatatacaaaatatattttatgttcccCTTGAACTTTGTGCATGTATGCACTAAATCATCAGgcacacataaattaattcattcaatcaattaatagaatagctactttcatcattaaatatattcaaaaacagcattgtaattccccaccatgataaacaagtttcaaaaattgtttgaatcagttataatgtataaaatatattttataatatacaaaatatattttattttccaccTGAACTTTGTGCCTTTTTGCACTAAATGTCGCCTAGAGTGTCATGTATTATCCTCTGCCTAATAGAAACTGAGCTCATGTAATAAGGCAGTTTTTTATTGCTTGGTCACATCTGCTGATACAGAATCAAATATGTTTTTAGTGGAGCCGACTTTTAACATCCAGATGCTTTACAAATCATATGTACTGTTTGGTAAAATGTATTCCATGTGAGGGCAGCAAATAAATTTGACGGTGTCAAAAGGACCTTCACATTTTTCTGCTGGAGAAACCACAATAAAGCTGAAGGCCCACTACTGCTGGTGGTATTGGTCATTCACACTGCCACAAAAGAGAAgactatataaataattttacagaATTAAACACATGACTAAAGGTGTCAGTGAGAAACAATGTACATTAAATATTACAAATCTATTTGCTTTCTTCCATCTTGTCCACAATGAGTGAAACTAAATATGGCACATGAGATAACTTGCTCATTTCTCCACTGCCACCCCTTCAGAAATGGTTGTTTCCCATTGGTAAGAGCAGGTGTGCCTCATTTCCTGTGAGACTTGGTAGTCTTGAACAAGCTCTCATCGTGATAAACATGATTTAATGGGAGAGTCATTCAGTTGGCCTTCTGAACTACTACTGTTAAACATGGCTGAccagctgagccctgaacagatTGCTGAATTCAAGGAGGCCTTCTCACTGTTTGACAAAGATGGTGATGGTACCATTACAACTCAAGAACTGGGCACTGTCATGAGATCCTTGGGACAGGCCCCTACTGACAAAGAGTTACAGGAAATGATCAACGAAATGGATTCAGATGGGAACGGAATAATTGACTTCAATGAGTTCTTGACCATGATGGCTAAGAAAATGAAGGATACAGATACAGAAGCGGAAATTCGTGAGGCCTTCAAAGTATTTGACAAGGATGGTGATGGGTCCATCAGTGCTGCTGAACTGCGGCAGGTCATGAAAAACCTGGGGGAGAAATTAACAGATGAGGAAATCGATGTAATGATCAGAGAGGCCGATGTTGATGGAGACGGACAAGTCAATTACGAGGAATTTCTACGGATGATGACTGCTAAGTAGTCAGTGCTAAAAAGTGTGACAATAAATggattttctaaagctaaatgtTGTTGTGGCAGGTGTAAAATAATGCATATTGCACATAAAATGTGATACAGTGTGTACATCGTATGTAAAGATCGATCTTTGTGGCTATTAAAAATGAGGGGATGATGGTAGAGTGTCCGGTTTAACACCTGCACTGGTTACTTctgcacattttttcattttacattcttAGTAATACCATTTTAGAATTTATAAACAGtacttttacttatttgtatAACAACAAGTAATTGCTGTAAATCGTCATAAGATGCATTCAATTATCAATAAGGGCACACACCTGCTGTAAATTGTGCAGAATTTGACAGCATTCAATAAACCTATAAAAAGGTTAGCAGCATAGAGTATCAATGCAGGTCTGTATTAGAAtagaattaattaaacaacagtTTCAAAATTCTAACAGGTATAGTTATTTCTTTTTAAGCTTATTAAACATGGAGGTTACATTGCCATGGAATCCATCCTGTGATGTGCATGTTAGGCTGGTCCGGTGACTTGCATGACTGaggtggatgtgtttgtgtgacaACGCCCTACAATGGCTTCCTGTCTTGCCCCTTGTGTTACAAGAGTACCCTGCAGATCCCTTGCTTTGGGAATGGATTAAGGAGGTTTAGGTAAGTGGTTATACTCTATCTACTCCAGCAAAGGGCAAAAACCTGCAgttctgtctgtccattttcttaATATGTTTAGACCATCAAAGGATTACAGAGAGCTCTAGAGcagaggtgggcaaagtcagtgctgcagggtcgcagtggctgcaggtttttgttctgacccgttgcttaattagaaaacaatcctggacaataatttaattttgtggctcgttagtgctttaactctgctcaggattacccaaaaaaagacataaatcgattgcaacgagtgcagaatgcagctgctagaatctaggaaaagaaaatccgagcacatcaccccagttttgatgtcactacactggttacctgtgtcattcagaattgactttagaatactgcttatggtttataaagccttaaataatctcgctccatcttatatatcagaatgtctgacatcttatattccaaattgtaaccttagatcctcaaatgagtgtctgcttagaattccaagagctaaacttaaaagaagtggtgaggtggccttctgctgttatgcacctaaaatatggaatagcttgccaataggaattcaccaggctgataacagtggagcactttaaaacactgctaaaaacacattactttaacatggccttctcataacttcattttaatttaatcctgatgctctgcatattcaattaattatcatcattattcatggtggctccaaaatccatactaactcctactctctcttctgtttattTTCCAGTTTGATATTAAGATTCAATTTCAGTCATTTATCCAGGctacaggtcttggaggtgtagctgccggctgggtaaggggtcggccattacaacaCAACACACCTTTACTTTCTAGCTGCCAATTCTCAGCAATATACAAATAATGTCCACAATGACATCACagtcttttccttctctcttctctctgcctccactcctccctcacaaACGtcatccacttcctcccgactctggccccccgaatggagtgaggcggccccttttattcagctcctgggaGTCCTCCAGGTGTCTCAGCAGTATTATTACCTGGAATCAATCGCAGGTGTGGTGGACGTCcattgtagggctctgcagctcccctggcggcccccacagaacaaaacagggctgtgccaaacttcaagtcccagcatgccctgtgggaatccgtggtgctgcCCTccagtgtcccaggggaggtattgcctcggagatgctctctcccccagtccttccatccagctggcgttCCGGCCAGGTAATGGCTGAGGCCACCCGTCACAAGGTGTAATTGGTACACTGAGAGTTACCTTCAAAGACCGCAAGTGTAAAACCAGATAGGAGGTGAGAAATGCTCCAtgaaaataaagacaagagtCTGAGAGGAAGGCTTTATAGTAATGTGTTCGAGAGGGAGTGTTGGTGAAGAGAtgttcagacacacacacatgcgcaaatACAAAGGGAAAAGTGCTGAAGGTACGCATAGAACAAGAGAgagcaaatattttaattattatattacctgtctttgacaggcacCATAGCTAATttgtttaacaaaaaatgaaCTGGTGTACACAATGGGCAGAAATAGCCAATGAAGATACAATGAAACGTGTTTTGACATTCTGGTTAAATCCTAGTAATTTAAATTCAGGATTAAAACTGACTAACAGCTTGTCTACTGTTGATGTGGGACTGATTAGATATTCTTTCTTGGACGAGTGCTGGTCTGTAGGAACAGGTAAAACATTTCTGACACAAGATATACCCAAGGTTAGCACACCAGTTCATTAAATTGGTTAATTAAAAGCTACCATTGTTTTACAGTGCATGCAGTATTACATGCTTTATTtagaacagtttttattttttaaatgttaaatttggAAAGTTAGAGATACTTAACTTAATTTAAGACATTATTCCATTCTGGTGAATACTGAGTTGCTGTATATAtactggggtttgtttcctgccttgcaccctgtgttggctgggattggctccagcagacccccgtgaccctgtagttagaatatagcgggttggataatggatggatggacaaatattaattttcacaaactttgctgcctcagtttttatgatggcaatttgcatcgactccagaatgttatgaagagtgatcagaatttccccttgggattaataaagtagggcggcatggtggcgcagtgggtagcgctgctgcctcgcagttgggagatctggagacctgggttcaattcccgggaaacccatgcagatacggggagaacatgcaaactccacgcagggaggatccgggtagagaacccgggtctcctaactgtgaggcagcagcgctacccactgcgccaccatgctgcccaccaagaaactccccagaccttaatcccattgggaAGGTGGGTGGACAagcaaaaacccaccaattctgacaaactccaagcattgattatgcaagaatgggctggcATCAGTCAAGATTTGGCCctgaagttgattgacagcatgacAGGGTGTCTTGGAtaagaagggccaacactacaAATATTGACTttgtgcataaacttaatgtcattttcaataaaagccttaaaatccttgtaattatactttagtataccatagaaacatctgacaaaaagatctaaaaacactgaagcagcaaactttgtgtcattttcaaaacttttaggCCAAAGAAAACAGCACTAAAACATagtgtgtataaaaaaaaataggtaatGTGTTCAGGAAGTTGTACAGTATGCTGTTTGATTGGATATTTAGTGCAGCAAAAGCAATCTTATGGTTCATCCATCTGATCCCAGGCTCCGTAGCCATACTGAGGACTTTGAATTGGTATTGTTGACCACACCTCATCCTGTCGTCTTTTCATGTGCAGTTATCCAATAAGTGTACAGATTTCAGAAAAGCAACTCTCTCCGGGGAATGTAGCATTGTGCTTTGTTGCTGTGATGTCCAGGGTGAGGCATACCTGCCACTTCCTCTGTGTTGTCATCTCCAGCTGtattacagtatctcacaaaattgTGAGTACACCcctgacatttttgtaaatattttcatgggacaacaccgaagatatgacactttgctaCAATgtcaagtagtccgtgtacagctcgTATAGCgatgtaaatttgctgtcccctcaaaatgactcaacacacagccattaatgtctaaaccgctggcaagaAAAGTGAGTAcatccctaagtgaaaaatgtccaaattgtgcccaattagccattttccctcctctgtgtcatgtgactcgatagtgttacaaggtctcaggtgtgaatggggagcaggtgtgttaaatttggtgttatcgctctcacactctctcatactggtcactggaagttcaacatggcacctcatggcaaagaacactctgaggatctgaaaaaaagaattgttgctctacataaagatggcataggctataagaagattccgcggtgggttggcaccctgcccgggattggttcctgccttgtgccctgtgttggctgggattggctccagcagacccccgtgaccctgtgttcggattcagcaggttggaaaatggatggatggatggatataagaagattggcaacaccctgaaacagctgcagcatggtggccaagaccatacagcggtttaacaggacaggctcCACTCAGAACAAGCCTCTCCATGgttgaccaaagaagttgagtgcacgtgctcagcgtcatatccagaggttgtcttttgaaaacagaCGTACGAGTGCTGCTACAGAGGTTCTGGGGGGGGttggtcagcctgtcagtgctcagtccatacgcccgccgcacactgcatcaaattggtctgcatggctgtcatcccagaaggaagcctcttctaaagatgatgcacaagaaagcccgcagtttgctgaagacaagcagactaaggacatggattactggaaccatgtcctgtggtctgatgagacaaagataaacttatttggttcagatggtgtcaagcgtgtctggcagcaaccaggtgaggagtacaaagacaagtgtgtcttgcctacagtcaagcatggtggtgggagtgtcatggtttggggctgcaagAGTgttgccggcactggggagctatagttcattgagggaaccatgaatgccaacatgtactgtgacatactgaagcagagcatgatcccctccttTCGCAAACTGAACATGATgacaaccccaaacacacctccaagacgaccactgccttgctaaagaaactaagggtaaaggtgctgaactggccaagcatgtctccagacctaaaccctactgagcaaacggaaggtggaggagcacaagatCTCTAACATCCactagctctgtgatgtcatcatggaggagtggaagaggattccagtggcaacctgtgaagctccagtgaactccatgcccaagagaatTAAGGCAGTGCtgaaaaataatggtggccacaaaaaatattgacactttgggcacaatttggacatttt
The sequence above is drawn from the Erpetoichthys calabaricus chromosome 15, fErpCal1.3, whole genome shotgun sequence genome and encodes:
- the LOC114665627 gene encoding calmodulin-like; this encodes MADQLTQEQIAEFKEAFSVFDKDGDGTITTQELATVMKSLGQTLTDKELQEMINEVDSDGDGTIDFNEFLTMMAKKMKDTDTEEEIREAFKVFDKDGDGSISATELRQVMKNLGEKLTDEEIDAMIREADADGDGQVNYEEFCWPSELLLLNMADQLSPEQIAEFKEAFSLFDKDGDGTITTQELGTVMRSLGQAPTDKELQEMINEMDSDGNGIIDFNEFLTMMAKKMKDTDTEAEIREAFKVFDKDGDGSISAAELRQVMKNLGEKLTDEEIDVMIREADVDGDGQVNYEEFLRMMTAK